The genomic stretch CAGGAATAGAAAGGATAGTCATCAGTCAAAAACCTGCAAGTCAAAGGCAGGAGGCACTAAGGCACAGAGGCATCAGGCATGGATAAAATTGTAATTGAGGGCGGGATAAAACTCAGTGGAGAGGTTCAGATAAGTGGCGCAAAAAACGCAGCCCTTCCTATAATGACATCTTCGATTCTTGCTTCTGGAGAAAACCATATATCCAATATCCCCGACCTTAAAGATATAAAAACAATGGGAAGGCTTCTCAGCAACCTCGGTGCTGATTTTCACTTTGAGGACAACAAAGTCATCATTCAGACCAGTAGTATAAACTCTGTAGAGGCCCCCTATGACCTTGTCAAGACAATGCGTGGCTCTGTCCTTGTCCTCGGGCCGCTTCTTGCGAGGATGGGGAAGGCAAAGGTCTCTCTTCCAGGTGGGTGTGTCATCGGAGAAAGGCCGATAAACCTTCATCTGATGGGCCTTGAGAAAATGGGCGCAGAGATAATCCTCAAAGAAGGTTATATAAATGCCAGGGCAAAGCGGCTTAAAGGCGCCTCCATTTACTTTGACATATCAACTGTTACAGGCACAGAGAACTTAATGATGGCAGCCTGTCTTGCCGAGGGGACTACTACAATTGAGAATGCAGCATGTGAGCCTGAAGTCGTAGACCTCGCAAATGCATTGATTTCAATGGGAGCTCATATCGAAGGGGCAGGGACAAAGACGCTCAGGATAAAAGGGGTGGAAACTCTTAAGCCCCTTAATCATAAAATAATACCCGACAGGATAGAGACAGGCACTTTCCTTACTGCTGCAGGAATAACCGGAGGTAATATAAAAGTCAGGGGCTGTAACACCGAACACATAGATTCTATCGTAATTAAACTTAAGGAGACAGGACTTGATATTAAATATGATAAGGATGGGATAAAGGCAAAAGGACCTGACAGGCCAAAGCCCGTAGATATAAAGACCATGCCCTATCCGGGTTTTCCGACTGACATGCAGGCCCAGTTTATGACCCTGATGTCCATAGCAGATGGCACAAGCCTTATCACAGAGAATATCTTTGAAAACAGATTCATGCACGTTGCTGAATTAAAGAGAATGGGAGCTGATATAACAGTAGAAGGCTCAACAGCTACTGTAAAAGGCGTTCAATCGCTTCGTGGCGCACCTGTTATGGCAACAGACCTGAGGGCCAGTGCCTCCCTTGTCCTCGCAGGCCTTGCTGCAAAAGGAAGCACTGTAATTGACAGGGTATACCACCTTGACAGGGGTTATGAAAGAATCGAAGAAAAGCTTCGGTCCCTGGGAGCAAGAATCAGGCGAATCAGCGGGTAAAAAGGGGAATGTGTACACTGCCTCTATGCTTCCAACCACGTGTTTTTTAAGGGATTTTCATAGGCAATAAAAATTTCTTTGGAATTTTTGTAAAAGTCCTTGACAATCGTTGTATTTCAGTGTCATATATATGACATGAGTTCTGAAAAGGTTCTTGTAATCGATGATGATAAGATAGCCAGGTATACTCTTCAGAATTTTCTCGAAAAAGAAGGTTATGAGGTTATGGCATGCGATAATGGTCTTACTGGTATAGCAGAGTATAAACGTGAGAGTTTCGGCGTAGTGTTATGTGATTTAATTATGAGAGGGATTGATGGAGTGTCGGTAATAAAGGAACTTAAGAGTTTTGACCCTCAGGCAAACATTATAATGATGACTGCCTATGGAACCATAGATAACGCAGTAGAAGCCATGAAGGTTGGAGCGTTTCATTATATAACAAAACCTTTCAGGCCTGATGATCTATCAGGTACAATAAAAAAAGCTGTTGAGTTCAAAAAACTCGGGAAGGAAAACCTTGACCTTAAACAACCATTAAAAGAGAAATGTAGTAAGGATCTTGTTGAGCACATGGAGATCTTCAAAGTCGGAATCGACTCGTACCGAGAAAATGATGTTGTAAAAATTAGAGACCTGCAAACAGTGAATAGTGATCAGTCAACAATGAACAGTTTTAATGGTGTAGATTTAGTACTGGCTGAGAATGGAATTGACCTTAACAATGTGCTTGAGGAGTTTGAAAAGAAACTCATCTTTCAGGCCCTGAGGGCATCAAACGGCATAAAAAGCAGAGCAGCACGATACCTCAAACTTAACAGGACAACTTTAATCGAAAAGCTTAAACGCCTGCGCATTCCAGATTAGATACAACCACCCGCCTTCCCTATCTCTATCTTTCGGCCGTAAAAACCCCGCTTGATTAAGCCCTGAAAGGTTGATACAATAAGGACACGTCTGACGGAAGTAGGGTCGAGGCGCCGCCTCGACCCTACTTATTAAAACCTTATATTATTAAACCTTATATCTGGATCTGGGTAAACTTAACTATGGAGGTATTGTATGGCTGCAAGAGTTGCTATCAACGGCTTTGGAAGGATCGGAAGGAATTTTCTCAGGGCGAGTCTCGGTAAACCGGAAATTGATATTGTCGCTATTAATGACCTGACAGACGCAAAGACTTTAGCGCATCTCTTAAAATACGACTCTGTCCATGGGATTTTTAAGGCTGATGTTGATTCTAAAGGAGACAGTATAACTGTAAATGGCAGAGAAATAAAAGTCCTTGCGATAACCGAGCCTTCTGCCCTTCCATGGAAAGAGCTTAAAGTCGATGTGGCCATTGAGTCAACAGGGAGATTTACAGACAGGGCAGGCGCATCAAAGCACATAGAAGCCGGGGCTAAATGGGTTATCATCTCTGCCCCGGCCAAGGAACCTGATATAACAGTATGCCTCGGTGTCAATGAGGATAGCCTTGACCCTTCAAAACATAGAATAATCTCCAATGCCTCCTGCACTACAAACTGCCTCTCGCCTGTTGCAAAGGTAATACATAAGGGATTTGGAATTATAAGGGGCCTTATGACAACAATACACTCCTATACAAATGACCAGAGAATCCTTGATTTGCCTCACAAAGACCTGAGGAGGGCAAGGGCTGCAGCACTCTCAATGATTCCGACCACAACAGGCGCTGCCAAGGCTGTTGGCCTTGTTCTGCCAGAGCTCAAGGGCAAGCTCGACGGAATGGCTATAAGGGTTCCCACCCCGAATGTCTCTGTTGTAGACCTTGTTGCTGAAGTAAGTAAAGACACAAACGCTGAAGAAGTAAATGGGGCATTAAAAAAAGCAGCAGAAGGCCCTCTGAAAGGTATAATGCAGTATTCAGAAGAGCCCCTTGTCTCCATAGACCTCAATGGCAATTCTCATTCAGCCATTGTGGATGCAACCCTTACAAAAGTTATTGAGAACAGGATGGTCAAAGTCCTTGCCTGGTATGACAATGAATGGGGTTACAGCTCACGCTTGAGGGATTTAATCATATATCTTACAGGTAAGAGGTAAAGAAAATGGCAAGAAACAACCTCGTTGCCCCCATAAAAGGCATTATAAACAAATTAACAATCGAAGACCTGAATATAAAGGGTAAGAGGCTTTTTATAAGAGTAGACTTCAATGTGCCCCTTGATGAGAATCTAAAGATAACAGACGACAGGAGAATACGCACAGCACTTCCAACAATAAACTATGCAATTGACGAAGGGGCAAAAGTAATTCTCGCCTCTCATCTTGGAAGGCCCAAGGGCAAAGTGGATTTGCGATTGAGTCTTGCACCGGTTGCAAAAAGGCTCCAGCGATTAGCAGGCAAAGAAGTAATGTTTGCGCCTGATTGTATCGGGCCGCAGGTTGAGGCCATGGCTGAAAAGATGAAGGAAGGAGATATAATGCTCCTTGAAAATCTTAGATTCCATATAGAAGAAGAGAAGAATGATGAGGAATTTGCCAGGGCTCTCTCAATGCTTGCTGACTACTTTATAAACGATGCCTTTGGCGCTGCTCACAGGGCGCATGCTTCAATTGTTGGCATACCAAAGTTTCTTCCCTCTGCTGCGGGTTTTCTTATGCGCAAAGAGGTTGAATATCTTCAGGGCGTTATAAATAACCCTGTGAGACCTTTTGTGGCAATACTCGGCGGTGCAAAGGTCTCAGGCAAGATAGGTGTGCTTGAAAACCTTGAGACAAAAGTTGATAAGGTAATTGTAGGCGGTGGGATGGCCTTTACCTTTATAAAGGCAATGGGCTATGAAGTCGGGGATTCCCTCGTTGAAGAGGATATGCTTGATTACGCCCAGATGATAAGGAAGAAAATTAAAGCCAAGGGTGTGAAGTTTTATCTCCCTGTAGACTGCGTTATTGCCCAGAGTGTTGAACCTGGGGCTGAGACCAAGATTGTCCCCACACTTGAAATACCGAAAGGCTGGAGGGCACTTGATATAGGCCCTGCCTCTGTAAAACTTTTTTCAGAGGCCCTGAGTAATGCAAAGACCATACTGTGGAATGGCCCAATGGGGGTATTTGAGATTGACGCTTTCTCGAGAGGAACCTTTGCAATCGCCCATGCAGTTGCCGATGCTTACGCCCTTACCATTGCAGGTGGCGGCGATACCAATCTGGCTGTGCACAGGGCAGGTGTATCGGAGAGTATATCCTTTATTTCAACAGGCGGCGGCGCTACACTTCAGCTCCTCGAAGGCAAAGATTTACCAGGACTTGCTTCTCTGACGGATAAAAAGGAGTAAACCCCGTTAGAATCTATGGGGGGTGTCCTTCATCTTGCGTGAAGGAGTTCATGAAGGAGTTCAAGATACCACCTGGAACTCTTCATCAGAGGCCTTATGAGGTAGCTTCTCATTCATGGTTGAGAGTATTCCACGTTTTATCTCAACGATTGAAGGATTTTTGCTCTCAAAGCGCTTGATGAGATAGGCGGCTGCTTCTTCGGGCTTGATTACATCTCCACATGTGAAAATGTCTACAGCAGCGTATCCATACTCAGGCCATGTATGGATGGTAAGGTGGGACTCTGCAATAACAACCACACCGCTTATCCCAAAGGGGTTAAATTCATGGAAAGCTACATCAACTATCGTAGCCTTTGCCATTTTAGCAGCGGTGACCAGTGCATCCTGGACTTTTTCTAAATTGTCTAAAATTCTGGAGTTGCACTCCCTCAACTCCACCAAAAGATGGGTACCTAAAGCATTCAATTTTCTACCCCCCTTCTAAATGGAATCCGGGCAAATCTCACCCCCTTTAAGTTGAAGGAA from Nitrospirota bacterium encodes the following:
- the murA gene encoding UDP-N-acetylglucosamine 1-carboxyvinyltransferase, producing MDKIVIEGGIKLSGEVQISGAKNAALPIMTSSILASGENHISNIPDLKDIKTMGRLLSNLGADFHFEDNKVIIQTSSINSVEAPYDLVKTMRGSVLVLGPLLARMGKAKVSLPGGCVIGERPINLHLMGLEKMGAEIILKEGYINARAKRLKGASIYFDISTVTGTENLMMAACLAEGTTTIENAACEPEVVDLANALISMGAHIEGAGTKTLRIKGVETLKPLNHKIIPDRIETGTFLTAAGITGGNIKVRGCNTEHIDSIVIKLKETGLDIKYDKDGIKAKGPDRPKPVDIKTMPYPGFPTDMQAQFMTLMSIADGTSLITENIFENRFMHVAELKRMGADITVEGSTATVKGVQSLRGAPVMATDLRASASLVLAGLAAKGSTVIDRVYHLDRGYERIEEKLRSLGARIRRISG
- the gap gene encoding type I glyceraldehyde-3-phosphate dehydrogenase; its protein translation is MAARVAINGFGRIGRNFLRASLGKPEIDIVAINDLTDAKTLAHLLKYDSVHGIFKADVDSKGDSITVNGREIKVLAITEPSALPWKELKVDVAIESTGRFTDRAGASKHIEAGAKWVIISAPAKEPDITVCLGVNEDSLDPSKHRIISNASCTTNCLSPVAKVIHKGFGIIRGLMTTIHSYTNDQRILDLPHKDLRRARAAALSMIPTTTGAAKAVGLVLPELKGKLDGMAIRVPTPNVSVVDLVAEVSKDTNAEEVNGALKKAAEGPLKGIMQYSEEPLVSIDLNGNSHSAIVDATLTKVIENRMVKVLAWYDNEWGYSSRLRDLIIYLTGKR
- a CDS encoding phosphoglycerate kinase; amino-acid sequence: MNKLTIEDLNIKGKRLFIRVDFNVPLDENLKITDDRRIRTALPTINYAIDEGAKVILASHLGRPKGKVDLRLSLAPVAKRLQRLAGKEVMFAPDCIGPQVEAMAEKMKEGDIMLLENLRFHIEEEKNDEEFARALSMLADYFINDAFGAAHRAHASIVGIPKFLPSAAGFLMRKEVEYLQGVINNPVRPFVAILGGAKVSGKIGVLENLETKVDKVIVGGGMAFTFIKAMGYEVGDSLVEEDMLDYAQMIRKKIKAKGVKFYLPVDCVIAQSVEPGAETKIVPTLEIPKGWRALDIGPASVKLFSEALSNAKTILWNGPMGVFEIDAFSRGTFAIAHAVADAYALTIAGGGDTNLAVHRAGVSESISFISTGGGATLQLLEGKDLPGLASLTDKKE
- a CDS encoding S-adenosylmethionine decarboxylase proenzyme — protein: MNALGTHLLVELRECNSRILDNLEKVQDALVTAAKMAKATIVDVAFHEFNPFGISGVVVIAESHLTIHTWPEYGYAAVDIFTCGDVIKPEEAAAYLIKRFESKNPSIVEIKRGILSTMNEKLPHKASDEEFQVVS